The following are encoded in a window of Flavobacterium sp. WC2421 genomic DNA:
- a CDS encoding acetyl-CoA C-acyltransferase, whose protein sequence is MKTAYIVKAYRTAVGKAPKGVFRFKRPDELAAETIEFMMNELPDFDKTRIDDVMVGNAMPEAEQGLNVARLISLMGLKIEDVPGVTVNRYCASGIETIGMATAKIQSGMAHCIIAGGAESMSFIPMGGYKPTPDYAVAKAGNEDYYWGMGLTAEAVAQQFKVSREDQDEFAFNSHMKALKAQAEGKFDKQIVPITIEQTFLNENGKKETKSYVVNKDEGPRAGTSKEALAGLRPVFEAGGSVTAGNSSQMSDGAAFVLVMSEEMVKELNLEPIARLVNFASAGVEPRIMGIGPVKAIPKALKQAGLSLNDIGLIELNEAFASQSIAVIRELGLNPDIVNVNGGAIALGHPLGCTGAKLSVQLFDEMKRRGDKYGIVTMCVGTGQGTAGVYELL, encoded by the coding sequence ATGAAAACAGCCTATATAGTAAAAGCATACAGAACTGCAGTTGGTAAAGCACCAAAAGGAGTTTTTAGATTTAAAAGACCTGATGAATTAGCCGCGGAAACCATCGAATTTATGATGAACGAACTGCCTGATTTTGATAAAACTCGTATTGATGATGTGATGGTAGGAAACGCCATGCCTGAAGCAGAACAAGGTCTAAACGTAGCTCGTTTAATCTCCTTAATGGGATTAAAAATTGAGGATGTTCCTGGTGTAACTGTAAACCGTTACTGTGCCTCTGGAATTGAAACCATTGGAATGGCGACTGCTAAAATCCAGTCAGGAATGGCGCACTGTATTATTGCAGGTGGTGCAGAGAGCATGAGTTTTATTCCGATGGGAGGATACAAACCTACTCCGGATTATGCTGTTGCAAAAGCAGGAAACGAGGACTACTACTGGGGTATGGGTTTAACTGCAGAAGCAGTAGCACAACAGTTTAAAGTGTCTAGAGAAGATCAAGATGAGTTTGCATTCAACTCTCATATGAAAGCTTTGAAAGCACAAGCAGAAGGAAAATTTGACAAACAAATCGTTCCTATCACTATCGAACAAACGTTCCTTAATGAAAACGGTAAAAAAGAAACGAAGTCATACGTTGTAAATAAAGACGAAGGACCTAGAGCAGGAACTTCTAAGGAAGCTTTAGCAGGTTTAAGACCTGTTTTTGAAGCTGGTGGAAGTGTAACAGCGGGTAACTCTTCACAAATGAGTGATGGTGCTGCCTTTGTACTTGTTATGAGCGAAGAAATGGTAAAAGAATTGAACTTAGAGCCTATCGCAAGATTAGTAAACTTTGCTTCCGCAGGTGTGGAACCAAGAATAATGGGCATCGGACCAGTAAAAGCAATTCCAAAAGCATTGAAACAAGCGGGATTATCATTGAATGATATCGGTTTGATTGAATTAAACGAAGCATTTGCTTCTCAGTCGATCGCTGTAATTCGTGAATTAGGATTAAATCCCGATATCGTAAACGTAAATGGAGGAGCGATTGCATTAGGTCACCCACTGGGATGTACTGGTGCAAAATTGTCTGTACAATTATTTGACGAAATGAAACGCAGAGGTGACAAATACGGAATCGTAACGATGTGTGTGGGAACTGGACAAGGGACTGCAGGGGTTTATGAGTTGCTTTAA
- a CDS encoding superoxide dismutase family protein produces the protein MKKIVLSIALIIAVIIGCKTNSSSSDAKKLVIAFEPKSNSKVSGTATFTEKNGKVTFVAKLAGLQPGVHAIHIHEKSDCSAADGSSAGGHWNPTFKKHGKWGVGEYHKGDIGNFTADANGNGTITLTTDEWCIGCGDQTKDILGKGLIVHQGTDDFTSQPSGNAGARVACSAIIK, from the coding sequence ATGAAAAAAATAGTATTATCAATTGCCCTTATTATTGCTGTTATAATTGGATGTAAAACCAACAGTAGTTCTAGTGATGCTAAGAAATTAGTCATTGCATTTGAACCAAAAAGCAATAGCAAAGTTTCAGGTACGGCCACTTTTACCGAAAAAAACGGGAAAGTAACTTTTGTAGCTAAGTTAGCCGGTTTACAACCTGGCGTTCATGCCATCCATATCCACGAAAAATCAGATTGCTCAGCAGCAGATGGTAGTTCAGCAGGTGGACACTGGAATCCAACATTTAAAAAACATGGAAAATGGGGCGTTGGAGAATACCACAAAGGGGATATTGGAAACTTTACAGCTGATGCAAATGGAAATGGAACCATCACTTTAACTACAGACGAATGGTGCATTGGATGTGGAGATCAAACAAAAGATATTCTAGGTAAAGGTTTAATTGTACACCAAGGAACTGATGATTTCACCTCACAGCCCTCAGGAAATGCAGGTGCAAGAGTCGCTTGTTCAGCAATTATAAAATAA
- a CDS encoding YdeI family protein: MEEKEHHYFKNAVEWRNWLHENHTNSNGVYLIFYKVDSAVESMRWEEAVQVAICYGWIDSTVKKLDSERRRQAFSPRKDKSVWSKLNKSYIEKLLHANLIHESGLAKIETAKKNGSWTSLDKVEDLIMPTDLENAFNKNSKAYQNYLNFSPSYRKSYLYWLNQAKREETRNNRITEIISCCEKNMKSRN, from the coding sequence TTGGAAGAAAAAGAACATCATTATTTTAAGAATGCAGTAGAATGGCGCAATTGGCTTCATGAAAACCATACCAACTCCAATGGTGTTTATTTGATTTTTTATAAAGTAGACAGTGCTGTTGAAAGCATGCGGTGGGAAGAAGCAGTTCAAGTTGCGATTTGTTATGGATGGATTGATTCTACTGTCAAAAAATTAGATTCCGAAAGAAGAAGGCAAGCATTCTCCCCTAGAAAAGATAAAAGTGTATGGAGCAAACTCAATAAATCCTATATTGAAAAATTGCTCCATGCTAATTTAATTCACGAAAGTGGTTTGGCAAAAATTGAAACTGCTAAAAAAAATGGATCTTGGACTAGTCTTGATAAAGTGGAGGATTTGATAATGCCTACTGACTTAGAAAACGCATTTAATAAAAATAGTAAAGCCTATCAAAATTATCTCAACTTTAGTCCTTCCTATAGAAAAAGCTACCTATATTGGCTCAATCAAGCAAAACGGGAAGAAACAAGAAACAACAGAATTACCGAAATAATCAGTTGTTGTGAGAAGAATATGAAATCTAGAAATTAA
- a CDS encoding four helix bundle protein codes for MKENIIATKTFDFALTIVQLFIELKKENEFIISKQILRSATSIGANVEEAIAAQSRKDFIHKMAIASKEARETKYWLRLLDKSNLTSISMKNYLIEIEHIINIITKIIKTSQEDNTK; via the coding sequence ATGAAAGAGAACATAATTGCTACAAAAACTTTTGATTTTGCATTAACTATAGTTCAACTTTTTATCGAATTAAAAAAAGAAAATGAATTCATTATTTCAAAACAAATTCTAAGATCCGCCACTAGTATTGGAGCAAACGTTGAAGAAGCAATAGCTGCCCAATCAAGAAAAGATTTTATTCATAAAATGGCTATCGCCTCAAAAGAAGCGAGAGAAACCAAATATTGGTTGCGCCTATTAGACAAATCAAATCTTACATCAATTTCAATGAAAAATTATTTAATTGAAATTGAACACATAATAAATATAATAACAAAAATTATAAAAACTTCTCAGGAAGACAATACAAAATAA
- the can gene encoding carbonate dehydratase: protein MSDFYKKILDNNKEWVETALAKDPNFFADLAKGQTPPLLWIGCSDSRVPANEIIGAKPGEVFVHRNIANMVVHSDMNMLSVLDYAVNVLKVKHVIVCGHYGCGGVKAAMGNQSIGIIDNWIRHIKDVYRLHNTYLDSIEDETERFNAFVEINIKEQVFDLSKTSIVQAAWKNGQDLSIHGWVYGLNSGFVTDLKVNISSNKDLDEVFQLKF from the coding sequence ATGAGTGATTTTTATAAAAAAATATTAGATAATAATAAGGAGTGGGTTGAAACAGCTTTAGCAAAAGACCCAAATTTTTTTGCTGATTTAGCCAAAGGACAAACGCCACCATTGTTATGGATTGGTTGTTCAGACAGTCGTGTTCCTGCGAACGAAATCATTGGTGCTAAACCAGGAGAAGTTTTTGTTCATAGAAATATCGCCAATATGGTGGTACATTCTGATATGAACATGTTAAGTGTGCTTGATTATGCAGTTAATGTATTAAAAGTTAAGCATGTAATCGTATGTGGTCACTATGGTTGTGGTGGTGTTAAAGCCGCAATGGGGAATCAGTCGATTGGAATTATTGACAACTGGATTCGTCATATTAAAGATGTATATCGTTTGCATAATACTTATTTAGATTCTATAGAAGACGAAACGGAACGTTTTAATGCTTTTGTTGAAATAAATATTAAAGAACAAGTTTTTGATTTATCTAAAACTTCTATCGTTCAAGCGGCTTGGAAAAACGGTCAAGATTTAAGTATTCACGGTTGGGTTTACGGATTAAATTCTGGTTTTGTAACCGACTTAAAAGTAAATATTAGTTCGAATAAAGATTTAGATGAAGTATTTCAACTTAAATTTTAA
- a CDS encoding acyl-CoA dehydrogenase family protein, producing the protein MSDVTRGGQFLVKETKCEDIFTPEDFSEEQLMMRDSVKEFVDKELWAHKDRFEKKDYAYTQECMKKAGDLGLLGVAVPEAYGGLGMGFVSTMLVCDYISGATGSFSTAFGAHTGIGTMPITLYGTEEQKQKYVPKLASGEWFGAYCLTEPGAGSDANSGKTKAVLSEDGTHYKITGGKMWISNAGFCSLFIVFARIGDDKNITGFIVENDPNNGITMGEEEHKLGIRASSTRQVFFSETKVPVENMLSERGNGFKIAMNALNVGRIKLAAACLDAQRRVISGSVKYANERIQFNTPISKFGAIRSKLAEMATSCYAGESASYRAAKDIENRIIAREAEGATHQDAELKGVEEYAIECSILKVAVSEDVQNCADEGIQIFGGMGFSEDTPMESAWRDARIARIYEGTNEINRMLSVGMLIKKAMKGHVDLLGPAMKVAEELVGIPSFETPDYSELFAEEKEMVVKLKKAFLMVAGSAVQKFGPDLDAHQQLLMAASDMLIEIYMAESTILRTEKLAKKEGEDKVQEQIAMAKLYLYQAVDVVTQKGKESVISFVEGDEQRMMLMGLRRFTKYTNMPNIVGLRETITTKLVAENEYCF; encoded by the coding sequence ATGAGCGACGTAACCAGAGGAGGTCAATTCCTAGTAAAAGAAACAAAATGCGAAGATATCTTTACACCAGAAGATTTTTCGGAAGAGCAATTAATGATGCGTGACTCTGTAAAAGAGTTTGTAGACAAAGAATTATGGGCACACAAAGATCGCTTTGAGAAAAAAGACTACGCGTATACACAAGAGTGTATGAAAAAAGCGGGAGACTTAGGGCTTCTAGGTGTTGCTGTTCCTGAAGCGTATGGCGGATTAGGAATGGGATTTGTATCTACAATGCTTGTTTGTGATTACATCTCTGGAGCTACGGGATCTTTCTCTACAGCTTTTGGAGCACATACAGGGATTGGAACGATGCCAATTACACTTTATGGAACAGAGGAACAAAAACAAAAATACGTTCCTAAATTGGCTTCTGGTGAGTGGTTTGGAGCGTATTGTTTGACAGAGCCAGGTGCTGGATCAGATGCAAATTCAGGAAAAACAAAAGCAGTTTTATCGGAAGACGGAACACATTATAAAATCACTGGAGGAAAAATGTGGATTTCTAATGCCGGTTTCTGTAGTTTATTTATTGTTTTTGCTCGTATTGGAGATGACAAAAACATTACTGGTTTCATTGTAGAAAATGATCCAAATAATGGAATCACAATGGGTGAAGAAGAACATAAATTAGGAATTCGTGCTTCTTCAACTCGCCAAGTTTTCTTTAGTGAAACTAAAGTTCCCGTAGAAAACATGCTTTCGGAAAGAGGAAATGGCTTTAAAATAGCCATGAATGCGTTGAATGTAGGGCGTATCAAATTGGCAGCAGCTTGTCTAGACGCTCAAAGAAGAGTAATCTCCGGTTCCGTAAAATATGCTAATGAAAGAATACAGTTCAACACTCCTATTTCGAAGTTTGGTGCTATTCGTTCCAAATTAGCTGAAATGGCAACAAGCTGTTATGCAGGAGAAAGTGCTTCATACAGAGCAGCAAAAGACATTGAAAACAGAATTATTGCACGTGAAGCAGAAGGTGCTACGCATCAAGATGCCGAATTAAAAGGAGTGGAAGAATATGCTATTGAGTGTTCGATTCTAAAAGTGGCGGTTTCTGAAGACGTTCAAAATTGTGCTGATGAAGGAATTCAAATTTTTGGTGGAATGGGATTCTCTGAAGACACTCCGATGGAAAGTGCTTGGAGAGATGCTAGAATTGCTCGTATCTATGAAGGTACGAATGAAATCAACAGAATGCTATCAGTAGGAATGTTGATTAAAAAAGCAATGAAAGGTCATGTTGATTTACTAGGACCAGCTATGAAAGTAGCGGAAGAATTAGTTGGTATTCCTTCTTTTGAAACTCCTGATTATTCTGAATTATTTGCAGAAGAAAAAGAAATGGTCGTTAAATTGAAAAAAGCATTCCTAATGGTTGCTGGAAGTGCCGTTCAAAAATTTGGTCCAGATTTAGACGCACACCAACAATTATTGATGGCAGCATCAGATATGTTGATTGAAATCTACATGGCGGAAAGTACGATTCTTAGAACGGAAAAATTAGCCAAAAAAGAAGGAGAAGATAAAGTACAAGAGCAAATTGCCATGGCTAAATTATATTTGTACCAAGCAGTAGATGTAGTTACTCAAAAGGGAAAAGAAAGCGTAATTTCTTTTGTTGAAGGAGACGAACAAAGAATGATGCTTATGGGATTAAGACGTTTTACTAAATATACAAATATGCCAAATATTGTAGGTTTAAGAGAAACAATTACAACCAAATTAGTTGCAGAAAATGAATATTGCTTTTAA
- a CDS encoding LETM1-related biofilm-associated protein: MINPSAPGWIDKYFSKQKLKEENVSTSSDLFYQKIRKTGFIYGHIVSFETAVPINTKGWVQNEVPKVALLNTLHAIYSLTTQDNNPENFITKALSFYNEMNPKGFSLFKKVLPNSGPSLNLEKIIDERVQTNIDIINKNFSHIVTNALLFVDVLAFRQYLLHEQIPEKYLKKIEETINSLVSLALKTKLNKSNYDDLLIKLFEASVRYSKFSKVNVQNLEELNLDYFSSELEKYYLIDMAGMALWSDGQIENEEVYFLHKLGELLKVPDAFVTDSIKSTDDFINKNKKDIPYFNYSNPVKHFYDQTTQSVITLISRNKNRLVKEIVESKELMILLATSTRRDLDEKEKKKVKKQLLDICKSVPSLTIFLLPGGSLLLPILIKFIPKLLPSAFNENLDVE; this comes from the coding sequence ATGATTAACCCTTCGGCTCCAGGTTGGATAGACAAATATTTTAGTAAACAAAAACTCAAGGAAGAAAACGTTTCAACGAGTTCTGATTTATTCTATCAAAAAATCAGAAAAACTGGTTTTATATACGGACACATTGTCTCCTTTGAAACTGCAGTGCCAATTAACACTAAAGGATGGGTACAAAACGAAGTACCAAAAGTGGCTCTATTAAACACTTTACATGCTATTTATTCGTTAACAACCCAAGATAACAATCCGGAAAATTTTATTACTAAAGCGCTGTCTTTTTATAATGAAATGAACCCGAAAGGTTTCAGTTTATTTAAAAAAGTGTTACCAAACAGTGGTCCCTCTTTAAATTTAGAAAAAATAATAGACGAAAGAGTTCAAACCAATATTGACATTATCAATAAGAACTTTTCTCATATTGTGACCAATGCACTATTATTTGTCGATGTTTTGGCTTTTCGCCAATATTTACTTCACGAACAAATACCCGAAAAGTATTTAAAGAAAATTGAAGAAACTATCAATAGCCTTGTCTCACTTGCTTTAAAAACCAAGTTAAACAAATCTAATTATGATGATTTATTAATTAAACTTTTTGAAGCATCTGTACGTTACAGTAAATTCTCGAAAGTAAATGTCCAAAATCTAGAAGAATTGAATTTGGATTACTTTAGCAGTGAGTTAGAAAAATATTACTTGATTGACATGGCCGGAATGGCGTTGTGGAGTGATGGCCAAATTGAAAATGAAGAAGTCTATTTTTTACATAAATTGGGGGAGTTATTAAAAGTTCCCGATGCCTTTGTTACGGATAGTATTAAAAGTACCGATGACTTCATAAACAAAAATAAAAAGGACATCCCCTATTTTAATTATTCGAATCCCGTTAAACATTTTTATGATCAAACGACACAAAGTGTTATCACGTTAATCAGTCGAAATAAAAACAGACTGGTTAAAGAAATTGTTGAAAGTAAAGAATTAATGATTCTATTAGCAACTTCTACAAGAAGAGATTTGGATGAAAAAGAAAAGAAAAAGGTAAAAAAACAGTTGTTGGATATCTGTAAATCTGTTCCTTCATTAACTATTTTTTTATTGCCGGGAGGAAGTTTATTGTTACCTATATTAATCAAGTTTATCCCAAAGCTACTACCATCAGCTTTTAATGAAAACTTAGATGTAGAATAA
- a CDS encoding 3-hydroxyacyl-CoA dehydrogenase NAD-binding domain-containing protein produces MKRTIKKVAVIGSGIMGSGIACHFANIGVEVLLLDIVPRELTELETKKGLTLESKIVRNRLVNEHLMNALKSKPSPIYSQKFASRITTGNTTDDMAKIADVDWIIEVVVERLDIKKLVFEQVEKYRKPGTLITSNTSGIPIHFMSEGRSEDFQKHFCGTHFFNPARYLKLFEIIPGPQTSTEVLDFLTTYGEKFLGKTSVVAKDTPAFIGNRIGIYGIQSLFHLVKEMGLTIEEVDKLTGPVIGRPKSATFRTVDVVGLDTLVHVANGIYDNCPTDEQHELFKLPDFVNKMMENKWLGSKTGQGFYKKEGKDILTLDLDTMEYRAAKKASFATLELTKSIDKPINRFKVLVKGKDKAGEFYRKSFAGMFAYVSNRIPEISDELYKIDDAMKAGFGWENGPFEIWDAIGVEKGIEIMKAEGLEPAAWVNEMLASGSKSFYSIKEGATFFYNIPTNAQVKVPGQDAFIILNNIRESKKVWANSGAIIQDLGDGILNLEFQSKMNTIGGDVLQAINKAIDLSEKEYQGLVIGNQAANFSVGANIGMIFMMAVEQEYDELNMAIKMFQDTMMRVRYSGIPVVVAPHGMTFGGGCEMSLHADKVVAAAETYMGLVEFGVGVIPGGGGSKELALRASDLFHKNDVELNVLQEYFLTIAMAKVSTSGYEAFDTGLLQHGKDIIVVNKDRQIAEAKKHALLMAEAGYTQPIRRTDVKVLGKQALGMFLVGTDQMEAGKYISEHDKKIANKLAYVMAGGDLSEPTLVSEQYLLDLEREAFLSLCTERKTLERIQFMLTKGKPLRN; encoded by the coding sequence ATGAAACGCACAATTAAAAAAGTCGCAGTAATTGGATCCGGAATCATGGGTTCGGGGATTGCTTGTCATTTTGCCAACATTGGTGTCGAAGTGTTACTACTCGATATTGTTCCTAGAGAACTTACCGAACTGGAAACTAAAAAAGGGCTAACCTTAGAGAGCAAAATTGTAAGAAACCGATTGGTGAATGAGCATTTAATGAATGCTTTGAAATCGAAGCCCTCTCCTATTTACAGTCAGAAATTTGCTAGCCGAATCACCACTGGAAATACGACGGATGACATGGCTAAAATTGCTGATGTAGACTGGATTATTGAAGTGGTTGTGGAAAGACTGGATATTAAAAAATTAGTTTTTGAGCAAGTGGAGAAATACCGCAAGCCGGGAACTTTAATTACGTCTAATACCTCAGGAATTCCTATTCACTTTATGAGTGAAGGACGAAGTGAAGATTTCCAAAAACACTTTTGTGGAACTCACTTTTTTAACCCTGCGCGTTACTTAAAATTATTTGAAATTATTCCTGGACCACAAACTTCAACTGAAGTGTTGGACTTCCTTACAACATACGGAGAAAAATTCTTAGGTAAAACTTCGGTTGTGGCTAAGGATACTCCTGCGTTTATAGGAAACCGTATTGGTATTTACGGAATCCAAAGTTTGTTCCACTTGGTAAAAGAAATGGGATTGACGATTGAAGAAGTCGATAAATTGACTGGACCGGTTATTGGTCGTCCAAAGTCGGCTACTTTTAGAACCGTAGACGTAGTAGGACTAGATACTTTAGTACATGTTGCTAATGGAATCTATGACAACTGCCCTACTGACGAACAACATGAGTTGTTTAAATTGCCGGATTTCGTCAATAAAATGATGGAAAACAAATGGCTAGGTAGCAAAACGGGACAAGGTTTCTATAAAAAAGAAGGAAAGGACATTCTGACTTTGGATTTGGATACTATGGAATACCGCGCTGCTAAGAAAGCGTCATTTGCTACTTTAGAATTGACTAAATCAATTGATAAACCCATCAATCGTTTTAAAGTTCTGGTAAAAGGAAAAGACAAAGCTGGTGAATTTTACCGCAAGAGTTTTGCAGGTATGTTTGCATATGTATCGAACAGAATTCCTGAAATCTCAGACGAATTATATAAAATTGACGATGCCATGAAAGCCGGTTTTGGCTGGGAAAATGGACCATTTGAAATTTGGGATGCCATTGGTGTTGAAAAAGGAATCGAAATCATGAAAGCCGAAGGTCTTGAGCCTGCTGCTTGGGTTAATGAAATGCTAGCTTCAGGAAGCAAAAGCTTCTACTCTATTAAAGAAGGGGCTACGTTTTTCTACAATATCCCGACAAACGCGCAAGTAAAAGTTCCAGGACAAGATGCGTTTATCATTCTGAACAACATTCGCGAAAGCAAAAAAGTATGGGCGAATAGCGGTGCGATCATCCAAGACTTAGGAGATGGAATCTTGAACTTAGAGTTCCAATCTAAAATGAATACGATAGGTGGTGATGTTTTACAAGCCATCAATAAAGCAATTGACTTATCAGAAAAAGAATACCAAGGATTAGTGATTGGGAATCAAGCAGCGAATTTCTCTGTTGGTGCCAATATCGGAATGATTTTCATGATGGCCGTGGAGCAAGAATACGATGAGTTGAATATGGCGATCAAAATGTTCCAAGACACGATGATGCGCGTGCGTTACTCTGGAATTCCAGTAGTGGTTGCACCTCACGGAATGACTTTTGGTGGGGGTTGCGAGATGAGTTTGCACGCGGATAAAGTGGTTGCCGCAGCAGAAACCTATATGGGATTAGTAGAATTTGGTGTTGGGGTGATTCCTGGCGGTGGAGGTTCTAAAGAACTAGCCTTAAGAGCATCTGATTTATTCCATAAAAATGACGTGGAGCTGAATGTATTGCAAGAGTATTTCTTGACTATTGCTATGGCAAAAGTATCTACTTCCGGTTACGAAGCTTTTGACACTGGATTACTACAACACGGTAAAGATATTATCGTAGTGAACAAAGACCGTCAAATTGCTGAAGCAAAGAAACATGCTTTACTAATGGCTGAAGCTGGTTACACGCAACCAATACGCAGAACGGATGTGAAAGTATTAGGAAAACAAGCTTTAGGAATGTTCTTAGTAGGAACGGACCAAATGGAAGCGGGTAAATACATATCTGAACACGATAAGAAAATTGCTAACAAACTGGCTTATGTAATGGCTGGTGGTGACTTATCGGAACCAACATTGGTAAGCGAACAATACTTATTAGATCTAGAACGTGAAGCTTTCTTGTCCTTATGTACCGAAAGAAAAACACTAGAAAGAATTCAATTTATGCTAACCAAAGGGAAACCGCTACGTAATTAA
- a CDS encoding SulP family inorganic anion transporter — MTKKINLFANLKSDFASGLVVFLVALPLCLGIAMASGAPLFSGIISGVIGGIVVGYLSKSHLSVSGPAAGLTAIILTAITDFGAFDIFLTAVLIAGFIQLALGFIKAGSISNYFPTNVIEGMLAGIGIIIILKQLPHAFGYDADFEGDQSFVQRNGDNSFSSLFEVFNHVQLGAIVITVVSLIILISWDKVPFLKKLKLVPGALIAVVSGIVLNEIFIASGSSLAISNQHLVSLPVPTSFEELKGIIVTPNFSGITNPKVWVVGLTIAIVASIETLLCIEASDRMDEQKRYTDTNVELKAQGIGNIVSALLGGLPMTSVVVRTSANNAAGAKSKMSAIIHGILLLISVLVIPVILNKIPLATLATILILVGYKLAKPATFKHFWEKGKYQFIPFVATLVAVVTTDLLKGVALGIVISIIFILKGNLKRAYSFKKEEYLDGDIIHIDLAQEVSFLNKAAIKSTLNDIPENSKVIINANDTVYIAHDILDLIREFKNTRAIDENIKVKLKGFKKAYDLENSPDLANHVTFEHYYDVAKRQMVKKEVTEASFKN; from the coding sequence ATGACAAAAAAAATCAATCTTTTTGCTAACCTTAAATCAGATTTTGCTTCTGGTTTAGTGGTTTTTTTGGTGGCGCTTCCCTTGTGTTTAGGAATTGCAATGGCTTCAGGAGCCCCTTTATTTTCAGGAATTATTTCAGGTGTTATTGGCGGAATTGTAGTAGGGTATTTAAGTAAATCGCATTTAAGTGTATCTGGACCAGCAGCTGGTTTAACAGCTATTATATTAACAGCAATCACTGATTTTGGTGCTTTTGATATCTTTTTGACAGCAGTCTTGATTGCGGGATTTATTCAACTTGCTTTAGGCTTTATAAAAGCGGGTAGTATTTCAAATTATTTTCCAACTAACGTTATTGAAGGAATGCTTGCCGGTATTGGAATTATTATTATTCTAAAACAATTGCCACATGCCTTTGGATATGATGCCGATTTTGAAGGAGATCAATCGTTTGTACAAAGAAACGGAGACAACTCGTTCTCCTCCCTATTTGAAGTGTTTAATCACGTTCAATTAGGTGCAATTGTAATTACAGTTGTGTCATTAATTATCCTAATTTCTTGGGATAAAGTACCGTTCTTAAAGAAACTAAAATTAGTTCCGGGGGCCTTAATTGCAGTAGTTTCAGGAATTGTTTTAAATGAAATTTTTATAGCATCTGGAAGTTCATTAGCAATATCAAATCAGCATTTAGTTTCGTTACCCGTTCCTACTTCTTTTGAGGAGTTAAAAGGGATTATCGTTACCCCAAACTTTTCAGGTATTACAAATCCTAAAGTATGGGTAGTAGGTTTGACTATTGCTATAGTTGCTTCAATTGAGACATTGTTATGTATTGAAGCATCAGATAGAATGGACGAACAAAAAAGATATACAGATACTAATGTGGAGTTAAAAGCACAAGGTATTGGTAATATTGTAAGTGCATTACTTGGTGGTTTGCCTATGACTTCAGTTGTTGTGCGTACTTCAGCTAATAATGCAGCTGGTGCAAAATCTAAAATGTCAGCTATCATTCATGGTATTTTGCTATTAATTAGTGTATTGGTTATTCCTGTTATACTTAATAAAATTCCGTTAGCGACACTTGCTACTATATTAATTTTAGTGGGATATAAATTAGCTAAACCAGCAACATTCAAACACTTTTGGGAAAAAGGGAAGTACCAATTTATACCTTTTGTTGCCACCTTAGTTGCTGTGGTAACAACTGATTTACTTAAAGGAGTTGCTTTAGGAATTGTTATTAGTATCATTTTTATCTTAAAAGGAAATCTTAAAAGAGCCTATAGCTTTAAAAAAGAAGAGTATTTAGATGGTGATATTATTCACATTGATCTAGCACAAGAGGTTTCGTTTTTAAATAAAGCGGCAATAAAAAGCACTTTAAATGATATCCCTGAAAATTCTAAAGTAATTATAAATGCCAATGATACGGTGTATATTGCTCATGATATTTTAGATTTGATACGTGAATTTAAAAATACTCGTGCTATAGATGAAAATATAAAAGTGAAGTTAAAAGGGTTTAAAAAAGCGTATGATTTAGAAAATAGCCCTGATTTAGCCAATCATGTTACATTTGAACATTATTATGATGTTGCGAAAAGACAAATGGTAAAAAAAGAAGTAACCGAAGCGTCTTTTAAAAATTAA
- a CDS encoding Dps family protein: protein MKMNILGLPIKESQLIVKELNVLLSNFQVYYQNLRGIHWNIKGKRFFDLHIKFEELYNDSQLKIDMIAERVLTLGGAPLHTFEDYINNNQLIVGKNISNDEKAIHLIVDSLSHLLKIEREILNKTGEINDEGTNAMMSDFISEQEKTIWMMQAWLEE from the coding sequence ATGAAAATGAATATTTTAGGTTTACCAATTAAAGAGTCACAACTAATAGTAAAAGAATTAAATGTATTACTTTCTAATTTTCAAGTTTATTATCAAAATTTAAGAGGGATTCATTGGAACATTAAAGGAAAGCGTTTTTTTGATTTGCATATTAAATTTGAAGAATTGTATAATGACTCCCAATTAAAAATAGATATGATTGCAGAGCGTGTCCTTACACTAGGGGGAGCACCTCTACATACATTTGAAGATTATATAAATAATAATCAACTTATTGTGGGGAAAAATATTTCCAATGATGAAAAAGCGATTCACTTAATAGTGGATTCTTTATCTCATTTACTAAAAATTGAAAGAGAAATTCTCAACAAAACGGGTGAAATTAATGATGAAGGAACGAATGCTATGATGAGTGATTTCATTTCTGAACAAGAAAAAACAATTTGGATGATGCAAGCTTGGCTAGAAGAATAG